CTGGTATATAGCGATTCGGATACACCCACGATGATCTTTACGGGACGGATCTGTTCCACAATGTAGATGGGAGCGCCCATGGAAAACATATCTCCGTTGTCATAGTTACGCTGGGTGATGATCCCGTCGATCGGACTTACCAGCGAAGTATTTTCCATCAGGTTTTCGTATGACTGCCTTGAAAGGTCGTAGGCCAGTTTCTGTTTGTCCCAGTTCGATTTTGAGGTTCCACCTACCTGGTACAGCCGGTCGACACGTTCGAATTCCTGGCGGTCATTTTCCATCTGCAGTTTGGCCTGGTTCAGGTTTACAGCATCCATATCCACCAGCTTTTGTCCTGCTTTCACATGGTCGCCGACTTCGGCATATACTTTTTTAATACGTACTGAAGTCTGAGGGGCAATGTTATTGGTTACCTCAGCCTGTACGGTGGCATTGAAAGTTCCTTTCTGGTCAATATCGCGGGCAGACACATCGACGACGCGTACTTTGATCATCTCTTCGCTGTTATCACTGTCTTCAGTGACATTTCTTCCTCCGCATGATGTCACCAGGAGCGTAACGGAGAAAACGGTTATTGTTTTTACTAAAGTTTTCATTTCTATACTTATTAAATTATTATCAATTTTTCATTCTTCATTTTTCATTTTCAACTCCTGTTCCCATTATCTTTTCAAGACTTGATTTGGCTATCAGGTAATTATAGATAGACTGGTTGAGGTTGAGACGCGCTTGCGTCATCGATAATTGAGAGTCGTTGATATCTAGCAAAGTACCTTCACCCGATTCATAACGTGTCATGGTGATCTCATACCCTTTTTCCGATTCCTTAACGCCGGCAAGCGCCGAGTGGTACTGTTTGATACAGGTAGACATCTGGTCGAACGATTGTTTGAGGCTTACCTGAAGGTTACGTTCTGTATCGGTACGTTGTAATTCCAGTTGTCCGAGATTGATTTTTGCCTGTTTGATGTCCGAATTCCTTTTACCTCCTGAGAAAATCGGGATATTCAGTGAAACTCCCACATAGGAGTATGGATCCCACCTGTAATTGCGAAATTTGAAATCGTTATTGGTAGAATTCATCATGTACGAGAACTGGGCATTCAGCGTTGGGTAATTCTGTGCTTTCTGCATTTTTTCCGTTTCTTCCAGTTGTTTGATCTGGATATCCAATTGTTTCAGGCTGCTGTTATTTTCGAGCGACAAGCCGGCAGCAAGATCTTCCGGTCCCAGTTCATGTTCAAAATCAGAAAGAGATCCTTCGCATGAAATATTAATTGCCAGGTCAAGACCCATTACGGCTTTTAGTTGCCAGTTTGCCAGTATCAGTGAATTCTGGGCGTCATACATACTGGGCTCGGCATTTTTCACACTTACGTTGGCGCGTATCAGGTCGTATTCCGCCGAAAGCCCTTCTTTGAATTTCCTTTCAATGTCGACATAGTTCCTGACGGCATTATCGTAGGCATCCTTGTAAACCCCGTATGAATCGCGGGCCAGCAATACTGTGTAATATGACTGTTTTACCTGGTCGATCAGGTCGATACGTGATGAGCGTGCTTTTTCGACCGATAGCTCTACATTCTGGGCTGAAATTTTAAGGCTTTTCCACAACGATGGCGAAACCAGAGGCATAGAAGCTGCTACACCTCCCGACCAGCTGTTGTCGCGCCCGACTTCAATTCCTTCGGACACGCCCATTCCA
This DNA window, taken from Bacteroidales bacterium, encodes the following:
- a CDS encoding efflux RND transporter periplasmic adaptor subunit, with protein sequence MKTLVKTITVFSVTLLVTSCGGRNVTEDSDNSEEMIKVRVVDVSARDIDQKGTFNATVQAEVTNNIAPQTSVRIKKVYAEVGDHVKAGQKLVDMDAVNLNQAKLQMENDRQEFERVDRLYQVGGTSKSNWDKQKLAYDLSRQSYENLMENTSLVSPIDGIITQRNYDNGDMFSMGAPIYIVEQIRPVKIIVGVSESLYTRVKKGMNVEIQLDVYGDEVFKGTVKLVYPSIDPDTHTFLVEVQISNSDERVRPGMFARVTFNYGSENRVIVPDRAVSKQSGSADRYVYVINNGVAEYRKVELGQRIGTEFEVLDGLTDGEIVAITGQSRLNTGTRVEIVDETPENLTASHYNN
- a CDS encoding TolC family protein, producing the protein MKNRKLMKTIVYVALTALFPAIGIYAQAPDDTLKLTLDDALKIAMSENLTVQVADQEITKQGYAKKGTYASLFPQVDLTGSYQRTLSKQVMYMDGMGVSEGIEVGRDNSWSGGVAASMPLVSPSLWKSLKISAQNVELSVEKARSSRIDLIDQVKQSYYTVLLARDSYGVYKDAYDNAVRNYVDIERKFKEGLSAEYDLIRANVSVKNAEPSMYDAQNSLILANWQLKAVMGLDLAINISCEGSLSDFEHELGPEDLAAGLSLENNSSLKQLDIQIKQLEETEKMQKAQNYPTLNAQFSYMMNSTNNDFKFRNYRWDPYSYVGVSLNIPIFSGGKRNSDIKQAKINLGQLELQRTDTERNLQVSLKQSFDQMSTCIKQYHSALAGVKESEKGYEITMTRYESGEGTLLDINDSQLSMTQARLNLNQSIYNYLIAKSSLEKIMGTGVENEK